One Thauera sp. K11 DNA window includes the following coding sequences:
- the carA gene encoding glutamine-hydrolyzing carbamoyl-phosphate synthase small subunit — protein MTASLPALLALADGTVFHGKGIGAVGSTVGEVVFNTSMSGYQEILTDPSYSRQIVTLTYPHIGNTGINREDVESTRVHAAGLVIRDLPLLPSNFRMEQRLDAYLRAENVVAIAGLDTRKLTRVLREKGAQAGCIVTAAEGAPLDAEAAVAAARAFPGLAGMDLAKVVSAPQAYDWTESEWVLGKGYGKVERARFNVVAYDFGVKFNILRMLAERGCRLTVVPAQTPAKDVLAMKPDGVFLSNGPGDPEACDYAIDAVREIIESKVPTFGICLGHQFLALASGAKTVKMKFGHHGANHPVKDLDSGQVLITSQNHGFAVDPATMPGNLRVTHQSLFDGSNQGLARTDVPAFSFQGHPEASPGPHDVAYLFDRFVRLMEAAR, from the coding sequence GTGACTGCATCCCTGCCCGCCCTTCTTGCGCTCGCCGATGGGACGGTATTCCATGGCAAGGGCATCGGCGCGGTCGGCAGCACGGTTGGCGAAGTGGTGTTCAATACCTCGATGTCGGGTTATCAGGAAATCCTGACCGACCCGAGCTACTCGCGCCAGATCGTGACCTTGACCTATCCGCACATAGGCAATACCGGCATCAACCGCGAGGACGTCGAGTCGACCCGCGTTCATGCCGCAGGGCTCGTCATCCGCGATCTGCCGCTGCTGCCGTCCAACTTCCGCATGGAGCAGCGTCTCGACGCCTACCTGCGCGCCGAGAACGTCGTCGCCATCGCCGGCCTCGACACCCGCAAGCTCACCCGCGTGTTGCGTGAGAAGGGCGCGCAGGCGGGTTGCATCGTCACCGCGGCCGAAGGCGCGCCGCTCGATGCGGAGGCCGCCGTCGCCGCTGCGCGCGCCTTCCCCGGCCTGGCCGGCATGGACCTGGCCAAGGTCGTCAGCGCACCGCAGGCTTATGACTGGACCGAGAGCGAGTGGGTGCTGGGCAAAGGCTACGGCAAGGTGGAGCGGGCCCGTTTCAACGTCGTCGCCTACGATTTCGGCGTCAAGTTCAACATCCTGCGCATGCTGGCCGAACGGGGCTGCCGGCTGACGGTGGTGCCGGCGCAGACGCCGGCAAAAGACGTGCTGGCGATGAAGCCGGATGGCGTGTTCCTGTCCAATGGCCCGGGAGACCCCGAGGCGTGCGACTACGCCATCGACGCGGTGCGGGAGATCATCGAATCGAAGGTGCCGACCTTCGGCATCTGCCTCGGCCACCAGTTCCTGGCGCTGGCCTCCGGTGCGAAGACCGTCAAGATGAAGTTCGGCCACCACGGCGCCAACCACCCGGTGAAGGACCTGGACAGCGGCCAAGTGCTGATCACCAGCCAGAACCACGGCTTCGCGGTGGATCCGGCGACCATGCCGGGCAATCTGCGGGTGACGCACCAGTCCCTGTTCGACGGCTCGAACCAGGGCCTCGCCCGTACCGACGTCCCCGCGTTCTCGTTCCAGGGACACCCCGAAGCGAGTCCGGGTCCGCACGACGTCGCCTACCTGTTCGACCGCTTCGTCCGCCTGATGGAAGCGGCCAGGTAA
- the dapB gene encoding 4-hydroxy-tetrahydrodipicolinate reductase, which yields MTVIRLAIAGASGRMGRMLIEAALEDEGVVVASAFDRPGTPYIGRDAGELLGAPCGVAIVDDLRAAIAAADCVIDFTRPEGTLAHLAIARELGKAMVIGTTGFDAAGKAAIAQAATDIPVVFAPNMAVGVNAVFKLLEVAARILDEGYDVEVIEAHHRFKVDAPSGTALRMGEVVARELGRDLDACAIYGREGVTGERRAETIGFSTIRGGDIVGDHTVLFAGIGERIEITHKSGSRMPYALGSLRAARFVAGRAPGLFDMQDILGLR from the coding sequence ATGACGGTTATCCGTTTGGCCATCGCCGGCGCGTCCGGCCGCATGGGCCGCATGCTGATCGAGGCCGCCCTCGAGGACGAAGGCGTCGTCGTCGCGTCGGCCTTCGACCGGCCCGGGACGCCCTACATCGGGCGCGATGCGGGCGAACTGCTGGGTGCGCCGTGCGGCGTTGCCATCGTCGATGATCTCCGCGCGGCGATCGCCGCGGCCGATTGCGTGATCGACTTCACCCGCCCGGAGGGCACGCTCGCCCATCTCGCGATCGCCCGCGAACTCGGCAAGGCGATGGTGATCGGCACCACCGGCTTCGATGCGGCGGGCAAGGCGGCCATCGCACAGGCCGCCACCGACATTCCGGTGGTCTTCGCACCGAACATGGCGGTCGGCGTCAATGCGGTGTTCAAGCTGCTCGAGGTCGCTGCCCGCATCCTCGACGAAGGCTACGACGTCGAGGTGATCGAGGCGCATCACCGCTTCAAGGTCGACGCGCCGTCCGGCACGGCGCTGCGCATGGGCGAGGTGGTCGCGCGCGAGCTGGGGCGGGATCTCGACGCCTGCGCGATCTACGGCCGCGAAGGGGTGACCGGCGAGCGCAGGGCCGAGACCATCGGTTTCTCCACCATCCGCGGCGGCGACATCGTGGGCGACCACACCGTGCTGTTCGCCGGCATCGGCGAGCGCATCGAGATCACGCACAAGTCCGGCAGCCGCATGCCCTACGCGCTCGGTTCGCTGAGGGCGGCGCGCTTCGTGGCGGGGCGTGCGCCCGGGTTGTTCGACATGCAGGACATCCTCGGCCTGCGCTGA